One window of the Microvirga mediterraneensis genome contains the following:
- a CDS encoding phage portal protein has protein sequence MLNRLTRWLQAPPEAKASRAQSAVALYVAGRAVWTPRDYTALSREGFQKNAIVHRAVRLVSEAAASLPLVLKSEDRELAAHPLLSLLSRPNARETGQRFLESLYGHLMVSGNAYVEAVSLDGALHELYALRPDRMRVVPDADGWPGAYEYAVGTQVVRFAIRDDEPLPPILHLTLFHPADDHYGLSPMEAAATALDIHNAAGAWNKALLDNAARPSGALVVGGATLTDAQFDRLKSELETNYQGAANAGRPLLLEGGLDWRPLSLSPKDMDFVEAKAAAAREIALAFGVPPLLLGLPGDSTHANYAEANRAFYRQTVIPLVKRTAESLSHWLAPAFGETLRLEPDLDAIEALADERESLWRRVSAATFLSDDEKREAVGYGRAAGRKGRRG, from the coding sequence ATGCTCAATCGACTGACCCGCTGGCTTCAGGCGCCGCCCGAGGCCAAGGCTTCGCGCGCGCAAAGCGCAGTCGCGCTCTATGTCGCCGGACGCGCCGTGTGGACGCCGCGCGATTATACGGCATTGTCCCGCGAAGGATTCCAGAAGAACGCCATCGTGCATCGCGCCGTGCGGCTCGTGAGCGAGGCGGCTGCATCGCTGCCGCTGGTGCTCAAGAGTGAGGACCGCGAGCTTGCGGCGCATCCGCTCCTGTCCCTGCTCTCGCGGCCGAATGCGCGCGAGACCGGACAGCGCTTCCTGGAGAGCCTCTACGGCCACCTCATGGTGTCCGGCAACGCCTATGTGGAGGCGGTGAGCCTCGACGGCGCGCTGCACGAGCTCTATGCCCTGCGGCCCGACCGGATGCGCGTGGTGCCGGACGCGGACGGCTGGCCGGGGGCCTATGAATATGCAGTCGGTACGCAGGTCGTGCGTTTCGCCATCCGCGACGACGAGCCCCTGCCGCCGATCCTGCACCTGACCCTGTTCCATCCGGCGGACGATCATTACGGCCTCTCGCCCATGGAGGCGGCCGCGACCGCGCTCGACATCCACAATGCGGCGGGCGCCTGGAACAAGGCGCTGCTCGACAACGCGGCGCGTCCCTCCGGGGCCCTCGTGGTCGGCGGCGCGACGCTCACCGACGCTCAGTTCGACCGGTTGAAGAGCGAGCTCGAAACCAATTACCAGGGCGCCGCCAATGCCGGCCGCCCGCTGCTCCTCGAAGGCGGCCTCGACTGGCGGCCGCTCTCGCTCTCGCCGAAGGATATGGACTTCGTCGAGGCGAAAGCCGCCGCCGCCCGCGAGATCGCGCTCGCCTTCGGCGTGCCGCCGCTGCTGCTCGGCCTTCCCGGCGACAGCACCCATGCGAACTACGCCGAAGCCAACCGCGCCTTCTATCGCCAGACTGTGATCCCTCTCGTGAAGCGCACGGCGGAATCGCTGTCGCACTGGCTCGCTCCGGCATTCGGCGAGACCCTGCGCCTCGAGCCCGACCTCGACGCCATCGAGGCGCTTGCCGACGAACGCGAGAGCCTCTGGCGCCGCGTCTCGGCGGCAACGTTCCTGTCCGACGACGAGAAGCGCGAGGCCGTGGGCTACGGGCGTGCTGCGGGACGCAAGGGAAGGCGGGGGTGA
- a CDS encoding terminase large subunit domain-containing protein, whose protein sequence is MLGGRGAGKTRTGAEWVRGIALAQPDFAHQSSRRIALIGETFSDARNVMVEGPAGILSIHARHERPAWSPSLRKLEWANGAVAHVFSAEDPDSLRGPQFDAAWADELAKWKHVEETWDMLQFGLRLGAHPRQMVTTTPRPIPLIKRFLADPSVAVSRVRTSDNAENLAPVFLDTVMRRYAGTRLGRQELDGDIIEDRPDALWTRDVIEENRIAAAPPLARIVVAVDPPASSSKRADSCGIVAAGMDENGIAYVLEDATAAHLKPPEWAAKAVALYRRFEADALVVETNQGGEMATGVIREVDPSVPVIGVRATRGKYLRAEPVSVLYAQARVRHVGALPELEDELCDFGPGGLTSGRSPDRMDALVWALTELMLREKREPRVRVL, encoded by the coding sequence ATGCTCGGCGGGCGCGGGGCGGGCAAGACCCGCACCGGCGCCGAATGGGTGCGCGGCATCGCGCTTGCGCAACCCGATTTCGCCCATCAATCGTCACGGCGCATCGCGCTGATCGGCGAGACCTTCTCGGACGCGCGTAACGTGATGGTGGAAGGGCCCGCGGGCATTCTCTCCATCCATGCGCGCCATGAGCGTCCCGCCTGGTCGCCGTCCCTGCGCAAGCTCGAATGGGCGAACGGCGCGGTCGCGCATGTGTTCTCGGCCGAGGATCCGGATTCCCTGCGCGGGCCGCAATTCGACGCCGCCTGGGCCGACGAACTCGCCAAGTGGAAGCACGTGGAGGAGACTTGGGACATGCTGCAATTCGGCCTTCGCCTCGGGGCGCATCCGCGCCAGATGGTGACGACCACCCCGCGGCCGATCCCGCTCATCAAGCGCTTCCTCGCCGATCCGTCGGTGGCGGTGTCGCGGGTGCGGACATCCGACAATGCGGAGAATTTGGCGCCGGTCTTTCTCGACACCGTCATGCGCCGCTATGCGGGCACGCGGCTCGGGCGGCAGGAGCTCGACGGGGACATCATCGAGGATCGTCCGGATGCCCTGTGGACCCGCGACGTGATCGAGGAGAACCGGATCGCCGCCGCGCCGCCGCTTGCCCGCATCGTCGTTGCCGTCGATCCTCCCGCCTCCTCGTCGAAGCGCGCCGATTCCTGCGGGATCGTTGCGGCCGGGATGGATGAGAACGGCATCGCCTATGTGCTCGAGGATGCGACGGCCGCGCACCTGAAGCCGCCGGAATGGGCCGCTAAGGCCGTGGCGCTTTACCGGCGCTTCGAGGCCGATGCGCTCGTCGTCGAGACGAACCAGGGCGGCGAGATGGCGACCGGCGTGATCCGCGAGGTCGATCCGTCCGTGCCGGTGATCGGCGTGCGCGCGACGCGCGGCAAGTACCTGCGCGCCGAGCCGGTTTCCGTGCTCTACGCGCAGGCCCGCGTGCGCCATGTGGGCGCGCTGCCGGAACTCGAGGACGAGCTCTGCGACTTTGGGCCGGGCGGCCTCACCTCAGGCCGCTCGCCCGATCGCATGGACGCGCTCGTCTGGGCGCTGACCGAACTGATGCTGCGGGAGAAGCGCGAGCCGCGTGTGCGGGTGTTGTAA
- a CDS encoding endonuclease/exonuclease/phosphatase family protein: MRPVVHRTVPRLDAPKVPVLDEARQDAARSGDAYRTFLARIPAFQAIEQEPPARPIPWPGTLRIAAFNAERMKDRPAVRRLMTLAGAHIALFSEVDLGMARSGNAHNIRDLTAGTGEGYLYGVEFVELDLGDPQEMRAHAGERNACSLHGNAIVSALALEAPHLIPLDENGLWFSGFDGAQRRIGGRMALAARVSGAPAPLWIVGTHLESKTAPADRRAQIHALLRALETIAPNEPCVIGGDFNTKALPRGEDERHLLLEAPERDEPLFADLKEAGFAWQHANLALPTQTPGPTGKHEPPFGKLDWLVVRGLTATNPLLVPALDEQGRAVSDHEMITVDVSFP; this comes from the coding sequence ATGCGCCCCGTCGTTCATCGGACAGTGCCGAGACTCGACGCCCCGAAAGTCCCGGTCCTGGACGAAGCCCGCCAGGATGCAGCACGAAGCGGGGACGCGTATCGGACGTTCCTCGCGCGCATTCCCGCCTTTCAGGCCATCGAGCAGGAGCCGCCCGCGCGCCCGATTCCCTGGCCCGGGACGTTGAGAATCGCGGCCTTCAATGCCGAACGCATGAAGGACCGGCCGGCGGTTCGCCGTCTGATGACCCTGGCCGGCGCCCATATCGCGCTGTTCAGCGAGGTCGATCTTGGCATGGCCCGGTCAGGCAACGCGCATAATATCCGCGATCTCACCGCCGGGACGGGCGAGGGCTATCTCTACGGCGTCGAGTTCGTGGAACTCGATCTCGGTGACCCGCAGGAGATGCGCGCTCATGCGGGTGAGCGGAATGCCTGCAGCCTTCATGGCAATGCCATCGTGAGCGCGCTGGCCCTGGAGGCGCCGCACCTGATTCCCCTGGACGAGAACGGCCTGTGGTTCTCGGGCTTCGATGGGGCGCAACGGCGAATCGGCGGGCGGATGGCACTGGCCGCCCGTGTCTCCGGGGCACCGGCACCGCTCTGGATCGTCGGCACGCATCTCGAAAGCAAGACCGCCCCGGCGGATCGCCGGGCTCAGATCCACGCCCTCCTGCGCGCGCTCGAGACCATCGCGCCGAACGAGCCCTGCGTCATCGGCGGGGATTTCAACACCAAGGCTTTGCCGCGTGGAGAGGATGAGCGGCATCTCCTGCTCGAGGCCCCCGAGCGCGACGAGCCGCTGTTCGCCGATCTGAAGGAGGCGGGCTTCGCGTGGCAGCACGCAAACCTGGCGTTGCCGACCCAGACGCCGGGACCGACCGGCAAGCACGAACCGCCCTTCGGAAAGCTCGACTGGCTGGTTGTGCGCGGCCTTACCGCAACGAATCCGCTGCTCGTACCGGCACTGGACGAGCAGGGCAGGGCCGTGTCGGATCACGAGATGATCACGGTCGATGTGAGCTTCCCTTGA
- a CDS encoding HK97 family phage prohead protease: MKPGLPIIRERKFLAEPLNAVDVDGVFEGYASLFGTADLGKDVVMPGAFSDSLRKRGASAVRLLWQHDPGQPIGRWLTIEEDQRGLRVRGKLSLAVERAREIHALMREGAVDGLSIGFRVERARSERPTGLRRLEKLDLWEISVVTFPMLPDARVETVKHTEPTLAASIRRATVRLLS, translated from the coding sequence ATGAAGCCCGGCCTGCCCATCATCCGGGAGCGTAAGTTCCTGGCCGAGCCGCTGAACGCGGTCGATGTCGACGGCGTGTTCGAAGGCTATGCCAGCCTGTTCGGCACGGCCGATCTCGGAAAGGACGTGGTCATGCCGGGCGCGTTCTCGGATTCTTTGCGCAAGCGCGGCGCGTCCGCCGTTCGGCTGCTCTGGCAGCACGATCCGGGCCAGCCCATCGGACGCTGGCTCACGATCGAGGAGGACCAGCGGGGCCTGCGCGTGCGCGGCAAGCTCAGCCTGGCCGTGGAGCGTGCGCGGGAGATCCACGCGCTCATGCGCGAGGGCGCCGTCGACGGCCTCTCCATCGGCTTTCGCGTCGAGCGCGCCCGCTCCGAGCGGCCCACCGGCCTGCGCCGGCTGGAGAAGCTCGACCTGTGGGAGATCTCCGTCGTGACCTTCCCGATGCTGCCCGACGCGCGGGTCGAAACCGTGAAGCACACGGAACCGACGCTCGCCGCCAGCATCCGCAGGGCTACGGTGCGATTATTGTCCTGA
- a CDS encoding DUF2939 domain-containing protein, protein MRWTLRISFLLFLAWAIFMVSPFVALYDLSKAVEARDMDRITERVNFNALRASLARQILGEFLKTQDLGGLDRQTAAQAGTATLNPVLEELITPHALLDLLDDGQLQRYEGAAGGKGILTPPGFDAASIETAWRTFILSETQGFRSITIPVPVDEPKTRQFKITLRLSSATWRLTGIDLPDTLRKELTKRAAAATK, encoded by the coding sequence ATGCGCTGGACTTTGCGGATCAGCTTTCTCCTCTTTCTGGCCTGGGCCATCTTCATGGTCTCGCCTTTCGTCGCGCTCTACGACCTCTCCAAGGCCGTTGAAGCCAGGGACATGGACCGGATCACGGAGCGGGTGAACTTCAACGCGCTTCGCGCCTCCCTCGCCCGGCAGATCCTGGGCGAATTCCTGAAGACGCAGGACCTCGGCGGGCTGGACCGGCAAACGGCCGCCCAAGCCGGGACCGCAACGCTCAACCCCGTGCTCGAGGAACTCATCACACCGCATGCCCTCCTCGATCTTCTCGATGACGGGCAGCTGCAGCGCTACGAAGGAGCCGCGGGCGGCAAAGGCATCCTGACCCCTCCGGGTTTCGATGCCGCGTCCATTGAGACAGCCTGGCGGACATTCATCCTGTCGGAGACGCAAGGCTTTCGCTCCATCACCATCCCGGTCCCCGTCGATGAACCGAAGACACGGCAGTTCAAGATCACCTTGCGCCTGAGCAGCGCCACCTGGCGGCTGACCGGAATCGACCTTCCTGACACACTCAGAAAAGAATTGACCAAGCGCGCAGCAGCCGCGACGAAGTAA
- a CDS encoding AI-2E family transporter, whose product MDDQNRSVRGLMGDAEFVRKTFIVLGIGVFALLLWTLSDVLLLAFGAVLVAILLHAASDALVRYLKVPERWSLTVAALIIFALLLAIIALFGTQVRSQFSNVVEQLPLAIDNFAKQLGLGAVSDDLSEIVSNAPVGGMAARLAGIGGAILNGLADFALVVLAGLYIAAAPRLYRQGFVKLFPIRHHARVESSLQASGQALRLWLTAQLIAMSCVAILSTIAFWLIGLPSAIALGLIAGLADFIPFLGPILGALPAVLIAFGVSGETALWTMLAVIAIQQVEGNIIFPLVARSVISIPPALALFAILIGSALFGAFGLIFGFPLAVVAYVLVKKLYVRETLGEHTEVPGESGSDQQEAPGA is encoded by the coding sequence ATGGATGATCAGAACCGTTCCGTTCGTGGGCTCATGGGAGACGCGGAATTCGTCCGCAAGACTTTCATCGTGCTCGGCATAGGCGTGTTTGCCCTCCTGCTGTGGACGCTATCGGACGTTCTCCTCCTCGCCTTCGGCGCCGTCCTCGTGGCGATCCTGCTGCATGCGGCCTCGGATGCGCTCGTGCGCTATCTCAAGGTCCCCGAGCGCTGGAGCTTGACCGTTGCCGCCCTGATCATCTTCGCGCTGCTCCTCGCCATCATCGCGCTTTTCGGAACGCAGGTACGGTCCCAGTTCTCGAACGTGGTCGAACAGCTTCCCCTCGCCATCGACAACTTCGCCAAGCAGCTCGGCCTCGGCGCCGTCAGCGACGATCTGTCCGAAATCGTGAGCAATGCGCCCGTCGGTGGAATGGCGGCCCGCCTTGCCGGGATCGGCGGCGCTATTCTCAACGGCCTCGCCGACTTCGCCCTGGTGGTGCTCGCAGGCCTCTACATCGCGGCCGCGCCTCGTCTCTACAGGCAGGGCTTCGTCAAGCTGTTTCCCATCCGCCATCACGCCCGCGTGGAGAGTTCGCTGCAGGCATCCGGTCAGGCCCTGAGGCTCTGGCTCACGGCCCAGCTGATCGCCATGTCCTGCGTGGCAATTCTGTCGACCATTGCCTTCTGGCTGATCGGCCTGCCCTCGGCGATCGCACTCGGCCTCATCGCGGGCCTGGCCGATTTCATCCCGTTCCTCGGCCCGATCCTCGGGGCGTTGCCTGCCGTCCTGATCGCATTCGGCGTGAGCGGAGAGACGGCGCTCTGGACGATGCTCGCGGTCATCGCCATCCAGCAAGTCGAAGGCAACATCATCTTTCCCCTCGTGGCGCGCAGCGTCATCAGTATCCCTCCGGCCCTGGCATTGTTCGCCATCCTGATCGGCAGCGCCCTGTTCGGCGCCTTCGGCCTGATCTTCGGCTTCCCGCTTGCCGTGGTTGCCTATGTGCTGGTCAAGAAGCTCTACGTGCGGGAGACGCTGGGGGAACACACGGAAGTCCCTGGCGAGTCCGGCAGCGATCAACAGGAAGCGCCGGGCGCGTGA
- a CDS encoding TRAP transporter substrate-binding protein, with translation MKRRQFMQAAAVGAAATAVAAPAIAQSMPELKWRLQSGFPKSLDTIYGGAEVIAKFVSEATDGKFQIQPFAAGEIVGQPQIADAVGNGTIEMGHTCSYYYFGKDPTFALGTAAPFGLNARQMNAWLYQGGGNDLLNEFYAKHNLYGMPAGNTGVQMGGWYRKEIKTVDDLKGLKIRIAGIAGLVMQKLGAVPQQIPGGDIYPSLERGTIDAAEWVGPYDDEKLGFSKVAPYYYYPGFWEGGPAIHLFINQAKWKELPKSYQAILTAAAGYANNDMLAKYDARNPAALRRLLGSGTQLRPFSQEILEAAYKATNEVFDEVSAKNADFKKIIDAVKAFRNEEYLWFQVAEYAYDTFMIRARARG, from the coding sequence ATGAAACGTCGTCAATTTATGCAGGCCGCAGCGGTTGGGGCCGCCGCGACCGCCGTCGCCGCCCCGGCCATCGCCCAGTCGATGCCCGAGCTGAAGTGGCGCCTGCAGTCCGGCTTCCCCAAATCCCTCGACACCATCTACGGCGGCGCCGAAGTGATCGCGAAGTTCGTCTCCGAGGCGACGGACGGCAAGTTCCAGATCCAGCCCTTCGCGGCCGGTGAAATCGTCGGCCAGCCTCAGATCGCCGACGCGGTCGGCAACGGCACCATCGAGATGGGCCACACCTGCTCCTACTACTACTTCGGCAAGGATCCGACCTTCGCTCTCGGCACGGCGGCTCCGTTCGGTCTCAATGCCCGCCAGATGAATGCCTGGCTCTATCAGGGCGGCGGCAACGACCTGCTGAACGAATTCTACGCCAAGCACAACCTCTACGGCATGCCGGCCGGCAACACCGGCGTGCAGATGGGCGGCTGGTACCGCAAGGAGATCAAGACCGTCGACGACCTGAAGGGCCTGAAGATCCGTATCGCCGGCATCGCCGGCCTGGTGATGCAGAAGCTCGGCGCCGTGCCGCAGCAGATCCCCGGTGGCGACATCTACCCGTCGCTCGAGCGCGGCACCATCGACGCCGCCGAGTGGGTTGGCCCCTACGACGACGAGAAGCTCGGCTTCTCGAAAGTGGCCCCGTACTACTACTATCCGGGCTTCTGGGAGGGCGGTCCCGCGATCCACCTCTTCATCAACCAGGCCAAGTGGAAAGAACTCCCCAAGTCGTATCAGGCCATCCTGACCGCGGCCGCCGGCTATGCCAACAACGACATGCTGGCCAAGTACGACGCCCGGAATCCGGCCGCCCTGCGCCGTCTGCTCGGATCGGGAACGCAGCTGCGTCCGTTCTCGCAGGAGATTCTCGAAGCCGCCTACAAGGCCACCAACGAGGTCTTCGATGAGGTCTCGGCCAAGAACGCCGACTTCAAGAAGATCATCGACGCGGTCAAGGCGTTCCGGAACGAAGAATATCTCTGGTTCCAAGTGGCCGAATACGCCTACGACACCTTCATGATCCGCGCCCGCGCCCGCGGCTGA
- a CDS encoding M10 family metallopeptidase yields MSAIATYGLTGNAYVDGVLGDYKWGSNNVTYSFPTSGSTYGTSYGAAENITNFQGLGSIQQTTARNALKAYASVANLTFTEMDETATQHADVRLAMSDATPTAWAYLPSTAAEGGDVWFNLSNGYFTSTAKGNYASMVFLHELGHAIGLDHPHEGNVMPQDRDSLEYTVMSYRSYLGGSTTSGYTNETWGYAQSLMMYDIAAVQHMYGANYATNSGNSTYSWNPATGEMSINGVAQGAPGDNRIFLTIWDGGGNDTYNLSNYTTNLKIDLRPGEWTKTSNAQLAKLSWDGSKVAVGNIANALLYQGDTRSLIENAVGGSGNDTLTGNDGANLLKGGAGADKLYGLGGADILDGGIGADTLTGGGGADIFDFNSIKDSTPNARDTVLDFVRGTDHIDLRSIDASTATGGDQAFSFLGGAGFSGHAGQLNFTGGVLAGDVNGDRIADFRINVAGISTLTAADLYL; encoded by the coding sequence ATGTCTGCTATTGCTACTTATGGCCTGACTGGAAATGCGTATGTCGATGGTGTTCTTGGCGATTATAAATGGGGATCGAACAACGTAACCTATAGTTTCCCGACAAGCGGATCGACCTACGGAACGTCCTACGGTGCTGCGGAAAACATAACCAACTTCCAGGGCCTCGGCTCTATTCAGCAGACAACCGCCCGCAATGCCTTGAAGGCCTATGCCTCCGTTGCGAACCTGACCTTCACGGAGATGGATGAAACGGCCACGCAGCATGCCGATGTGCGCTTGGCCATGTCGGACGCGACACCGACCGCATGGGCTTATCTTCCCTCGACGGCAGCAGAGGGCGGAGATGTCTGGTTCAACCTCTCGAACGGCTATTTCACCAGCACGGCCAAGGGCAACTACGCCTCCATGGTCTTCCTGCACGAGCTCGGGCATGCGATCGGGCTCGACCATCCGCATGAAGGCAACGTCATGCCGCAGGACCGGGACTCTCTGGAGTATACGGTCATGAGCTACCGCTCGTATCTCGGGGGCTCCACGACGTCGGGTTACACCAATGAGACCTGGGGATATGCGCAGTCGCTGATGATGTACGATATCGCGGCCGTGCAGCACATGTACGGGGCGAACTATGCCACGAACAGCGGCAACTCGACCTATTCCTGGAATCCTGCCACGGGCGAGATGAGCATCAATGGCGTGGCCCAAGGGGCCCCTGGCGACAACAGGATCTTCCTGACGATCTGGGATGGGGGCGGCAACGATACGTACAATCTCTCGAACTATACGACCAATCTCAAAATCGATCTGCGCCCGGGCGAATGGACCAAGACGTCCAACGCTCAGCTTGCGAAGCTGAGCTGGGACGGCTCGAAGGTCGCAGTCGGCAATATTGCCAATGCTTTGCTCTATCAGGGCGATACACGTTCTCTCATCGAGAATGCGGTGGGTGGATCGGGCAACGATACGCTGACCGGCAACGACGGCGCAAACCTGCTCAAGGGTGGTGCGGGAGCGGACAAACTCTACGGGCTCGGTGGGGCGGACATCCTGGACGGCGGCATTGGAGCCGATACGCTTACCGGCGGCGGCGGAGCGGACATCTTCGATTTCAACTCCATCAAGGACTCCACACCTAATGCCCGCGATACGGTTCTGGATTTCGTGCGAGGGACCGACCACATCGATCTGCGAAGCATCGATGCCAGTACGGCGACCGGCGGCGATCAGGCCTTCTCGTTCCTCGGCGGCGCAGGCTTCTCGGGCCATGCAGGCCAATTGAACTTCACCGGTGGTGTGCTGGCGGGAGACGTGAACGGCGACAGGATCGCCGACTTTCGCATCAATGTCGCCGGCATCTCGACGCTGACGGCCGCCGACCTTTATCTCTGA
- a CDS encoding YcgN family cysteine cluster protein: MPNAAPLVRPQPEKQPFWRVKSLEAMTLDEWESLCDGCGRCCLVKLEDEDTAEVMYTDVGCTLLNDQTCRCKDYPNRQAKVADCVRLTPQAVRSLSWLPHTCAYRLLAEGHDLYWWHPLVSGDPETVHAAGISVRDRVAGPEEDFTVAELLERITDWPMEDPSVRGE; this comes from the coding sequence ATGCCAAATGCCGCACCCCTCGTTCGCCCGCAGCCGGAGAAGCAACCTTTCTGGCGCGTGAAGTCGCTCGAAGCCATGACCCTGGACGAGTGGGAGAGCCTCTGCGACGGCTGCGGCCGCTGCTGTCTCGTCAAGCTCGAGGACGAGGACACGGCCGAGGTGATGTACACGGATGTGGGCTGTACCCTCCTCAACGACCAGACCTGTCGCTGCAAAGATTACCCGAACCGCCAGGCCAAGGTGGCCGATTGCGTGCGGCTTACGCCGCAGGCCGTGCGGAGCCTCTCCTGGCTGCCCCATACCTGCGCCTATAGGCTCCTAGCCGAGGGGCACGACCTCTATTGGTGGCATCCGCTCGTCTCGGGCGATCCGGAGACGGTGCATGCGGCCGGAATCTCCGTCCGCGACCGGGTTGCCGGCCCGGAGGAGGATTTCACCGTCGCGGAGCTCCTGGAGCGCATCACCGATTGGCCGATGGAGGATCCCAGCGTGCGTGGGGAGTAA
- a CDS encoding sensor histidine kinase, protein MPGIALISPVDLEQLTGDFAASVSEQSKGAPDSALQEALAHTIEAKVQAQLSVVLEGIGDAFYSLDDQWRFSYINRMAESFFGEPRHSMLRRVIWDVFPEAGGTDLRRRYEEVFASGQPLSFDAQAIGRPGHHLEFNVFPYKGGLGVSFRDWTERRCAEEELRERQAQISALADNLPLGMVYQMDNGVGYEGRRFIYVSASCERLNGIPADKVPGDQSLLFNLILPEFREPVYRAQLEAHAQLKPLDIEFAIRHARTGEIRWQRIVDAPRRLPNGKIVWDGIQIDITDQKRAEDHQRLLINELNHRVKNTLATVQSLAAQSFRSVGAQSIDSLPSACASFEERLFALARAHDVLTRENWDGADFSDVLSQACMPYRTDGAECRRIEIGGPDLRISPSMALSFSMILHELFTNALKYGALSNASGRVRISWSTLAGTPGSRLSMRWEEHGGPRVDPPSRKGFGSRLIQDGIARELNGTVALSYDPDGVVCTVDVPLP, encoded by the coding sequence ATGCCCGGCATCGCTTTGATCTCACCCGTGGATTTGGAGCAACTCACCGGCGACTTCGCCGCCTCTGTCTCCGAGCAATCCAAAGGCGCCCCGGACAGTGCCCTGCAAGAGGCACTCGCCCACACGATCGAAGCGAAGGTGCAGGCCCAGCTCTCGGTGGTGCTTGAGGGCATCGGGGACGCGTTCTATTCCCTCGATGATCAATGGCGGTTCAGCTACATCAACCGCATGGCGGAAAGCTTCTTCGGCGAGCCCCGCCATTCCATGCTGCGCAGGGTGATTTGGGACGTGTTCCCCGAAGCCGGGGGGACCGACCTGAGGCGGCGCTACGAAGAGGTCTTCGCCTCCGGCCAACCCCTCTCCTTCGATGCACAAGCCATCGGGCGCCCGGGGCATCACCTGGAGTTCAATGTCTTTCCTTATAAGGGCGGTCTCGGCGTCAGCTTCCGAGACTGGACGGAGCGCCGCTGCGCCGAGGAGGAACTGCGCGAGCGCCAGGCGCAGATCAGCGCGCTGGCCGACAATCTCCCCCTCGGCATGGTCTATCAGATGGATAACGGCGTCGGCTATGAGGGCCGCCGCTTCATCTACGTCTCGGCCAGTTGCGAGCGGCTGAACGGCATCCCTGCGGACAAGGTCCCGGGGGATCAAAGTCTTCTCTTCAATCTCATTCTCCCCGAGTTCCGCGAGCCCGTCTATCGGGCGCAGCTGGAAGCGCACGCTCAGCTCAAGCCCCTCGACATCGAGTTCGCCATCCGCCATGCCAGGACCGGCGAGATCCGCTGGCAGCGCATCGTCGATGCGCCACGCAGGCTACCGAACGGCAAGATCGTCTGGGATGGAATTCAGATCGACATCACCGATCAGAAGCGTGCCGAGGATCATCAGCGGCTTCTGATCAATGAGTTGAATCATCGGGTGAAGAACACGCTCGCCACGGTTCAATCCCTTGCGGCACAAAGCTTTCGCAGCGTCGGGGCGCAAAGTATCGATTCCCTGCCCTCCGCCTGCGCCTCCTTCGAGGAGCGGCTTTTCGCCCTCGCCCGCGCCCATGACGTGCTGACGCGGGAGAACTGGGATGGAGCCGATTTCTCGGATGTTCTCAGCCAGGCATGCATGCCCTACCGGACCGATGGGGCAGAGTGCCGCCGCATCGAGATCGGCGGACCGGACCTGCGGATCTCGCCGTCCATGGCCCTCAGCTTTTCCATGATTCTGCACGAGCTTTTCACCAATGCCCTCAAGTACGGCGCCTTGAGCAACGCATCGGGCCGTGTGCGCATCTCCTGGTCGACCCTCGCCGGCACGCCGGGCTCGCGCCTGTCGATGCGGTGGGAAGAGCATGGGGGCCCTCGGGTGGACCCTCCGTCCCGCAAGGGATTCGGGTCGCGGCTCATCCAGGACGGCATAGCCCGGGAACTGAACGGCACCGTAGCCCTGAGCTACGATCCGGACGGGGTCGTCTGCACCGTCGACGTGCCGCTTCCTTGA